A section of the Castanea sativa cultivar Marrone di Chiusa Pesio chromosome 12, ASM4071231v1 genome encodes:
- the LOC142619900 gene encoding eukaryotic peptide chain release factor subunit 1-3-like — MADGQEADKNIEIWKIKKLIKALEAARGNGTSMISLIMPPRDQVSRVTKMLGDEFGTASNIKSRVNRQSVLGAITSAQQRLKLYNKVPPNGLVLYTGTIVTDDGKEKKVTIDFEPFRPINASLYLCDNKFHTEALNELLESDDKFGFIIMDGNGTLFGTLSGNTREILHKFSVDLPKKHGRGGQSALRFARLRMEKRHNYVRKTAELATQFYINAATSQPNVSGLILAGSADFKTELSQSDMFDPRLQAKILNVVDVSYGGENGFNQAIELSSEILSNVKFIQEKRLIGKYFEEISQDTGKYVFGVDDTLKTLEMGAVEILIVWENLDINRYMLKNSTTGEIIIKHLNKEQEADQSNFRAPVSSAELEVQEKTSLLEWFATEYKKFGCTLEFVTNKSQEGSQFCRGFGGIGGILRYQLDIRSFDEVSDDGEVYDDSE, encoded by the coding sequence ATGGCAGATGGTCAAGAAGCTGATAAGAACATTGAGATATGGAAGATCAAGAAATTGATCAAAGCTCTCGAAGCTGCTAGAGGCAATGGTACAAGCATGATTTCTCTAATCATGCCTCCACGAGATCAAGTATCCCGTGTTACCAAGATGTTGGGTGATGAATTTGGCACTGCCTCCAACATTAAAAGTAGGGTGAATCGCCAGTCTGTGCTTGGGGCAATTACATCTGCACAGCAAAGACTTAAACTTTACAACAAAGTTCCTCCCAATGGGCTTGTGCTCTACACGGGAACAATTGTAACTGATGATGGGAAGGAAAAGAAGGTCACAATCGATTTTGAGCCGTTTAGGCCAATTAATGCATCCCTCTACCTTTGTGACAACAAGTTTCATACAGAAGCGCTGAATGAGCTTTTAGAATCTGATGACAAGTTTGGTTTTATTATCATGGATGGTAATGGGACCCTTTTTGGGACTTTGAGTGGTAATACCAGAGAGATTCTTCATAAATTTAGTGTTGACCTTCCAAAGAAGCATGGAAGAGGTGGGCAATCAGCTCTACGGTTTGCTCGTCTTCGAATGGAGAAGCGCCACAACTATGTGAGGAAGACAGCGGAACTCGCCACTCAATTTTACATCAATGCTGCCACCAGCCAACCCAATGTTTCAGGTTTAATACTTGCTGGGTCTGCTGACTTCAAAACTGAGCTAAGTCAGTCAGACATGTTTGATCCTCGTCTTCAAGCCAAAATATTAAATGTGGTAGATGTCTCTTATGGAGGGGAGAATGGTTTCAATCAGGCCATTGAGCTGTCATCAGAGATCCTGTCCAATGTGAAATTTATTCAGGAGAAGCGCTTGATCGGCAAATATTTCGAGGAGATTAGCCAGGACACTGGGAAATATGTTTTCGGTGTGGATGATACGCTGAAAACTTTGGAGATGGGTGCTGTTGAGATACTTATTGTATGGGAAAATCTGGATATTAATAGGTATATGTTAAAAAATAGCACTACCGGTGAGATTATCATAAAGCACTTGAATAAGGAGCAAGAGGCTGATCAGAGTAATTTCCGTGCTCCTGTTAGCTCTGCTGAATTAGAGGTGCAGGAAAAGACATCTCTGCTGGAGTGGTTTGCTACTGAATACAAGAAGTTTGGTTGTACACTTGAATTTGTCACCAACAAATCTCAAGAGGGATCCCAGTTCTGCAGAGGTTTTGGTGGGATTGGGGGAATACTCCGTTACCAGCTTGATATAAGATCATTTGATGAGGTTTCTGACGATGGTGAAGTTTATGATGATTCTGAATAG
- the LOC142619319 gene encoding UDP-glycosyltransferase 73B5-like, whose product MASNSHILFFPFMAQGHTIPLLDLAKLLSHRGFKVTILTTPSNTSTISSYISQFSNIHLKVIAFPQVQGLPVGYENMSQLSHDQLLPFFTATKQLQQQFEKTLEEMSRVQDLPVCVISDTFLGWTNTSCRVFRIPRLVFHGMGVLPMAVKKSLVIHQTYKEVGTDTEPLVVKGVQFGFTLTRADLPNSIRERESSASQFFLDSEIYDIGSWGVIANSFVELEKDHVASLESLYGNNTRVWCVGPLLLYDQIEGVRNGPNGPNPSTKWAEWLNQQVGGKSVIYVSFGSQSNLSETQLDELAYGLELSGHNYIWIVRSKTWNPPCDGRGLIVREWVDQRWILAHEAIGGFLSHCGWNSVLESLSEGVPILAWPMFAEQHLNAKYLVEELKMGLQVPNLNRAMKIVSREAICEGVKELMGGEKGFKARENVVELGRMAKRSVQVGGSSYNNLNELVNQISHISSLATTM is encoded by the coding sequence ATGGCGTCAAATTCTCACATACTCTTCTTCCCCTTCATGGCTCAAGGCCACACCATCCCCCTACTTGACCTTGCAAAACTGCTTTCTCATCGAGGCTTCAAAGTCACAATCCTCACTACTCCCTCAAATACCTCTACTATCAGTTCATACATTTCACAATTCTCAAATATCCATCTTAAAGTAATTGCATTCCCTCAAGTCCAAGGCCTCCCCGTAGGCTATGAAAACATGTCCCAACTCTCACACGACCAACTCCTTCCATTCTTTACAGCAACGAAACAACTTCAACAACAGTTTGAGAAAACCTTAGAAGAAATGTCTAGAGTCCAAGACCTTCCAGTTTGTGTTATTTCTGATACATTTTTAGGTTGGACAAACACGTCGTGTCGCGTTTTTCGTATTCCCCGGTTGGTGTTTCATGGCATGGGAGTGCTTCCAATGGCCGTAAAGAAATCTTTGGTCATTCACCAAACATACAAAGAAGTAGGCACTGATACAGAACCGTTGGTTGTGAAAGGAGTGCAATTTGGCTTCACACTCACAAGAGCTGATTTGCCAAATTCAATTCGGGAGAGGGAATCTAGCGCTTCTCAATTCTTTCTAGACTCTGAAATATATGATATAGGAAGTTGGGGTGTGATTGCCAATAGCTTTGTTGAGCTAGAAAAGGACCATGTTGCTTCATTGGAATCCTTGTATGGAAATAACACGAGGGTTTGGTGTGTTGGTCCTTTATTATTGTATGATCAAATTGAGGGAGTGAGAAACGGGCCAAATGGGCCAAACCCATCTACAAAATGGGCCGAATGGTTAAACCAACAAGTAGGGGGAAAGTCAGTAATATATGTGTCATTTGGATCACAATCCAATTTGTCAGAGACTCAACTAGATGAATTGGCATATGGGTTGGAATTATCAGGACATAATTACATCTGGATCGTCCGTTCAAAGACTTGGAATCCACCTTGTGATGGTAGAGGACTAATTGTGAGAGAATGGGTGGATCAAAGGTGGATCTTGGCCCATGAAGCAATTGGTGGGTTCTTGAGCCACTGTGGTTGGAACTCAGTGTTGGAAAGCTTGTCAGAGGGAGTCCCAATTTTGGCGTGGCCCATGTTTGCCGAGCAACACTTAAATGCCAAGTACTTGGTGGAGGAACTCAAGATGGGACTCCAAGTTCCAAACTTAAATAGGGCCATGAAGATTGTGAGTCGCGAAGCAATATGTGAAGGAGTGAAAGAGTTGATGGGAGGAGAAAAGGGATTCAAAGCAAGAGAGAATGTAGTTGAGCTTGGGAGAATGGCAAAAAGATCAGTTCAGGTTGGTGGGTCTTCTTATAATAACCTTAATGAGCTTGTTAACCAAATTAGTCATATAAGTTCTCTTGCGACTACAATGTAA
- the LOC142621216 gene encoding eukaryotic peptide chain release factor subunit 1-3-like, whose translation MADGQEADKNIEIWKIKKLIKALEAARGNGTSMISLIMPPRDQVSRVTKMLGDEFGTASNIKSRVNRQSVLGAITSAQQRLKLYNKVPPNGLVLYTGTIVNEEGKEKKVTIDFEPFRPINASLYLCDNKFHTEALNELLESDDKFGFIIMDGNGTLFGTLSGNTREILHKFSVDLPKKHGRGGQSALRFARLRMEKRHNYVRKTAELATQFFINAATSQPNVSGLILAGSADFKTELSQSDMFDPRLQAKILNVVDVSYGGENGFNQAIELSSEILSNVKFIQEKRLIGKYFEEISQDTGKYVFGVDDTLKTLEMGAVDILIVWENLDINRYVLKNSTTGEIIIKHLNKEQEADQNNFRAPVGSAELEVQEKTSLLEWFATEYKKFGCTLEFVTNRSQEGSQFCRGFGGIGGILRYQLDIRSFDEFSDDGEVYDDSE comes from the coding sequence ATGGCTGATGGTCAAGAAGCTGATAAGAATATTGAGATATGGAAGATCAAGAAATTGATCAAAGCTCTCGAAGCTGCTAGAGGCAATGGTACTAGCATGATTTCTCTAATCATGCCTCCACGAGATCAAGTATCCCGTGTTACCAAGATGTTGGGTGATGAATTTGGTACTGCCTCCAACATTAAAAGTAGGGTGAATCGCCAGTCTGTGCTTGGGGCGATTACATCTGCGCAGCAAAGACTTAAACTTTACAACAAAGTTCCTCCCAACGGGCTTGTGCTCTACACAGGAACAATTGTAAATGAGGAAGGGAAGGAAAAGAAGGTCACAATCGATTTTGAGCCGTTTAGGCCAATTAATGCATCCCTTTACCTTTGTGACAACAAGTTTCATACAGAAGCGCTGAATGAGCTTTTAGAATCTGATGACAAGTTTGGTTTTATTATCATGGATGGTAATGGGACCCTTTTTGGGACTTTAAGTGGTAATACCAGAGAGATTCTTCATAAATTTAGCGTTGACCTTCCAAAGAAACATGGAAGAGGTGGGCAATCGGCTTTACGGTTTGCTCGTCTTCGAATGGAGAAGCGCCACAACTATGTGAGGAAGACTGCAGAACTTGCCACTCAATTTTTCATCAATGCTGCCACCAGCCAACCCAATGTTTCAGGATTAATACTTGCTGGGTCTGCTGACTTCAAAACTGAGCTTAGTCAGTCAGACATGTTTGATCCTCGTCTGCAAGCCAAAATATTAAATGTGGTAGATGTCTCTTATGGAGGGGAGAATGGTTTCAATCAGGCCATTGAGCTATCATCAGAGATCCTGTCCAATGTGAAATTTATTCAGGAGAAGCGCTTGATAGGCAAATACTTTGAGGAGATTAGCCAGGACACTGGgaaatatgtttttggcgtggATGATACACTGAAAACTTTGGAGATGGGTGCTGTTGATATACTTATTGTATGGGAAAATCTGGATATTAATAGGTATGTGTTAAAAAATAGCACTACTGGTGAGATTATCATAAAGCACTTGAATAAGGAGCAAGAGGCTGATCAGAATAATTTCCGTGCTCCTGTTGGCTCTGCTGAATTAGAGGTGCAGGAAAAGACATCTCTGCTGGAGTGGTTTGCTACTGAATACAAGAAGTTTGGTTGCACACTTGAATTTGTCACCAACAGATCTCAAGAGGGATCTCAGTTCTGCAGAGGTTTTGGTGGGATTGGGGGAATACTCCGCTACCAGCTTGATATAAGAtcatttgatgagttttctGATGATGGTGAAGTTTATGATGATTCTGAATAG